In one Paramisgurnus dabryanus chromosome 21, PD_genome_1.1, whole genome shotgun sequence genomic region, the following are encoded:
- the ognb gene encoding osteoglycin, paralog b: MMYLRILLFFFTVTWMFCETARNDKVVLRNREDHEELVLEQNTFMEQRKPKKKVIPTPDYANLDDTTDRPKAEKPGADSKDDKELPTCLMCVCLTGSVYCEDVSPDMTTVPPLPKETAYLYARFNKITKITGKDFGDIVTLKRIDLSGNLISEIEDGAFSKLTQLEELSLAENKLVKLPMLPPKLVSLNVNHNLLKTKGIKANSFKKLNKLAYLYLGDNALDFIPPMPESLRVVHLQNNNITTLTDETFCRGNTTHYIRHNIIEIRLDGNPLMLAQYPNSFICLRSLPIGNYK; the protein is encoded by the exons ATGATGTATCTGAGGATTCTGCTGTTTTTCTTTACTGTAAcatggatgttttgtgaaacGGCAAGAAATGATAAAGTGGTGCTTAGAAACAGAGAGGATCATGAAGAATTAGTCTTAGAGCAAAACACTTTTATGGAGCAAAGGAAACCAAAG AAAAAGGTCATTCCTACACCAGACTATGCAAATCTAGATGATACAACTGACCGGCCAAAAGCTGAAAAACCAGGAGCAGACAGTAAAGATGATAAAG AACTTCCTACCtgtttgatgtgtgtgtgtctcactGGATCAGTATACTGTGAGGATGTTTCCCCAGACATGACAACAGTTCCACCTCTGCCAAAGGAAACTGCTTACCTCTATGCACGCTTCAACAAAATCACTAAAATAACCGGCAAAGACTTTGGTGATATTG TAACATTGAAAAGAATTGACCTATCTGGCAATCTGATCTCAGAAATAGAGGATGGAGCCTTTTCGAAACTCACTCAACTGGAGGAACTTTCATTAGCTGAGAACAAGCTGGTCAAACTGCCAATGTTGCCGCCAAAACTTGTGTCTCTCAATGTCAATCATAATCTACTCAAAACCAAAGGAATAAAAGCAAACAGTTTCaag AAACTCAACAAGTTGGCTTATCTTTACCTTGGAGATAATGCGCTGGATTTCATTCCACCCATGCCTGAAAGCCTGCGTGTAGTTCATCTACAG AACAACAATATAACAACACTTACCGATGAGACTTTCTGCAGAGGAAACACCACACATTATATTAGGCACAACATAATTGAGATTCGACTTGATGGCAATCCTCTAATGCTGGCCCAGTATCCCAACAGTTTCATCTGTCTGAGATCTCTACCCATTGGAAACTATAAGTGA
- the uqcc5 gene encoding ubiquinol-cytochrome c reductase complex assembly factor 5 has translation MFKKSRNLKYILSLVPGKRRFGTYRFLPLFFCIGGVMEWIMINVRIGRETFYDVYRRKQSEREYQQKISEGLIVLTESNAK, from the exons ATGTTTAAAAAAAGTCGAaacctaaaatatatattaagtCTTGTACCGGGAAAAAGACGATTTGGAACGTACAGGTTTTTGCCCTTGTTCTTTTGTATCGGGGGTGTTATGGAATGGATCATGATTAACGTGAGAATAGGAAGAGAAACATTTT ATGACGTCTACAGAAGAAAGCAGTCTGAGAGGGAATACCAACAGAAAATAAGTGAGGGTCTGATTGTCCTCACAGAATCTAATGCCAAATAA
- the kctd6b gene encoding BTB/POZ domain-containing protein KCTD6 translates to MDNGDWGPRLAHPVTLNIGGHLYTTSISTLQRYPDSMLGAMFRGDFPTTRDAQGNYFIDRDGTLFRYILNFLRTSELTLPVDFTEIDLLRKEADFYQIEPLIQCLNDPKPLYPLDTFEQVVELSSTRKLSKYSNPVAVIITQLTITTKVHSLLEGISNNFTKWNKHMMDTRDCQVSFTFGPCDHHQEVSLRVHLMDYINKQGFTIRNTRVHHMSERANENTVEHHWTFCRLAYKVED, encoded by the exons ATGGATAATGGGGACTGGGGGCCTAGG TTGGCTCACCCAGTCACCTTAAATATTGGAGGTCACCTCTACACCACCTCTATATCCACCCTTCAGCGTTACCCAGATTCCATGTTGGGTGCCATGTTTCGTGGTGACTTCCCCACCACACGGGACGCTCAGGGAAACTACTTCATAGATCGGGATGGGACACTTTTCCGCTACATATTAAACTTCCTACGCACTTCCGAGCTCACTCTCCCCGTCGACTTTACGGAGATAGACCTTTTGCGAAAGGAAGCTGACTTTTATCAGATTGAACCCTTAATCCAATGCCTCAATGACCCAAAACCACTGTACCCACTGGACACTTTTGAACAGGTGGTGGAGTTGTCCAGCACTCGCAAGCTCTCCAAGTACTCGAACCCTGTCGCAGTTATAATTACGCAACTAACCATAACCACCAAGGTCCACTCACTGCTTGAGGGAATATCCAACAACTTCACTAAATGGAACAAACACATGATGGACACCAGAGACTGCCAGGTGTCCTTCACTTTTGGACCATGCGACCACCATCAAGAGGTGTCTCTAAGGGTCCACCTCATGGACTACATCAATAAACAGGGATTTACGATTCGAAACACGCGAGTGCATCACATGAGCGAACGTGCCAATGAAAACACAGTGGAGCATCACTGGACTTTCTGCAGACTAGCTTACAAAGTTGAGGATTGA